In one Chitinivibrionia bacterium genomic region, the following are encoded:
- a CDS encoding twin-arginine translocation signal domain-containing protein, with translation MVLSRRDFIKGGIVAAGAATALGGIGLARNLFAEKPMEIIDIDGENIQIENTQALRYIDLELSGELAKREQALWDLFSPCRLCPRNCNVNRAADRAGACSLGRDFKVASFAPHFGEERPLRGVRGSGTVFFSNCNLLCVFCLNWQINHRGDGTQTTHAELANMMLELQRRGCHNINLVTPTHVLPHIIKALRIAISDGLHLPLVYNSSGYESLEVVKLLDGIVDIYLPDFKYQDSAIAARFSKGAPNYTEHTAAAIKEMHRQVGTLRPNGIASRGVLIRHLVLPENLAGTDKFVRWVADELGTDTHVNIMSQYTPKFMANDYPPLNRRLIPGEFDQAMRWAREAGLRNFH, from the coding sequence ATGGTGCTATCCAGAAGAGATTTTATTAAAGGCGGTATCGTTGCGGCAGGCGCGGCAACCGCTTTGGGAGGAATAGGTTTGGCGCGCAATTTGTTTGCCGAAAAACCTATGGAAATTATTGACATCGACGGTGAAAATATACAGATAGAAAACACACAGGCGCTCAGATATATTGATTTGGAACTCAGCGGCGAACTTGCAAAACGCGAGCAAGCGCTTTGGGATTTATTTTCGCCTTGTCGTCTTTGTCCGCGTAATTGCAATGTCAATCGCGCGGCGGACAGAGCGGGCGCTTGTTCTCTCGGAAGAGATTTTAAGGTCGCTTCGTTTGCTCCTCACTTCGGCGAGGAAAGACCGCTTCGCGGCGTGCGCGGCTCGGGAACTGTTTTCTTTTCGAACTGCAATTTGCTCTGCGTATTTTGCCTTAATTGGCAAATAAATCACCGCGGCGACGGAACGCAAACCACCCACGCCGAGCTTGCAAATATGATGCTCGAACTTCAGCGCAGAGGCTGCCACAACATAAATTTGGTTACGCCGACTCACGTTTTGCCTCATATTATAAAAGCGCTTCGCATTGCCATATCCGACGGGTTGCATTTGCCGTTAGTTTACAATTCCAGCGGATACGAGTCGCTTGAGGTCGTTAAACTTTTAGACGGCATTGTCGATATTTATCTGCCCGATTTTAAGTATCAGGACTCTGCGATTGCCGCGCGCTTTTCAAAAGGAGCGCCGAATTATACGGAGCATACTGCCGCCGCCATAAAAGAAATGCACAGACAAGTCGGCACGTTGCGCCCCAACGGCATTGCAAGTCGCGGGGTGCTTATTCGTCATTTGGTTTTGCCCGAAAATCTTGCGGGGACGGATAAATTTGTCCGCTGGGTCGCCGACGAACTCGGCACGGATACCCACGTAAATATTATGAGCCAATACACGCCAAAGTTTATGGCAAACGATTATCCGCCGCTTAACAGACGACTGATCCCCGGAGAATTCGACCAAGCAATGCGCTGGGCGCGAGAGGCTGGGTTGCGGAATTTTCATTGA
- a CDS encoding zinc ribbon domain-containing protein — protein sequence MPFSKFKVAAIAVLLSIGICFASVFCMNCGTQLLTGTNFCGQCGTAVDKFSTLQQVPPELHMLQNQTNERQNDNVRVVLHKEKNDVNNDYDNRAMRVMLSHIEQGRSFLVGVAERRSADSINIIVRHFERIDGDGVTKTTSLTFTGVRTSSANLSVDVLEFYINDNLSFFLVNNNWVSGGSSGTFDGKGLIRELFKRNVRREVRKFFSNINFYRQASNVPTRVI from the coding sequence ATGCCATTTTCAAAATTCAAAGTCGCGGCGATTGCCGTTTTGTTGTCGATTGGCATTTGCTTTGCGAGTGTCTTTTGTATGAACTGCGGAACACAATTATTAACAGGAACAAATTTTTGCGGACAATGTGGAACTGCTGTAGATAAATTTTCCACACTACAACAGGTGCCGCCTGAATTGCACATGCTGCAAAACCAAACCAATGAAAGGCAAAATGATAATGTTCGTGTTGTTTTACATAAAGAGAAGAATGATGTAAATAATGACTATGATAATCGCGCCATGAGGGTGATGTTGTCGCATATTGAACAAGGGCGTTCATTTTTGGTAGGTGTAGCAGAAAGAAGATCGGCAGACTCCATTAATATTATAGTTCGTCATTTTGAACGTATAGATGGAGATGGCGTTACAAAAACTACATCTCTTACTTTTACAGGCGTGCGAACCAGCAGTGCCAATCTTAGTGTTGATGTTTTAGAGTTTTACATTAATGATAATTTGTCGTTTTTTCTAGTAAACAATAACTGGGTCAGCGGCGGAAGCAGTGGAACATTTGACGGAAAGGGTTTGATACGCGAGCTTTTTAAAAGAAACGTGAGAAGAGAAGTTAGAAAATTTTTCAGCAACATCAATTTTTATAGGCAAGCAAGTAATGTGCCAACAAGAGTTATATAG
- a CDS encoding DUF4160 domain-containing protein codes for MPTAFSFFGMRFYFYSKEHLPIHVHVEKGDAYAKWALEPEISFIENNGFKKQELKLAESIIEENRETLISNWNNYFGGK; via the coding sequence ATGCCGACTGCGTTTTCTTTTTTCGGAATGAGATTTTATTTTTACTCAAAAGAGCACTTGCCGATACACGTTCACGTGGAAAAAGGCGACGCGTATGCGAAATGGGCGCTGGAGCCCGAAATCTCTTTTATCGAAAACAATGGTTTCAAAAAACAAGAATTAAAACTTGCCGAAAGTATAATTGAGGAAAACAGAGAGACTCTAATATCGAATTGGAATAATTATTTCGGAGGTAAATAA
- a CDS encoding DUF2442 domain-containing protein — protein MFGKNAKVSFDKDNLFLCTENNKVFVQPLSDYPILKKATAEQKTKWKLSNVGIRWEEIDEDISFDSFLYVKNDSLVVKMR, from the coding sequence ATGTTCGGTAAAAACGCAAAAGTTTCGTTTGATAAGGATAATTTATTTCTTTGCACGGAAAACAATAAGGTTTTCGTGCAACCGTTAAGTGATTATCCTATATTGAAGAAAGCAACCGCCGAACAAAAAACAAAATGGAAACTGTCAAATGTCGGTATTCGTTGGGAAGAAATCGACGAAGATATAAGTTTCGATAGTTTTTTGTATGTCAAAAATGATTCATTAGTGGTAAAAATGCGTTAA
- a CDS encoding twin-arginine translocase TatA/TatE family subunit: MGNIGIWNILVILLIFLLLFGAKKLPELAKGLGSGIREFKKAAKEVEDELSTDKSVAASEQTANDNK, from the coding sequence ATGGGAAACATCGGAATTTGGAACATTTTAGTAATATTGCTGATTTTCTTGTTGCTTTTCGGCGCTAAGAAATTGCCCGAACTTGCAAAAGGGCTCGGCAGCGGAATTCGCGAATTTAAGAAAGCCGCCAAAGAAGTTGAAGACGAATTATCGACCGACAAAAGCGTAGCGGCAAGTGAGCAAACAGCAAACGACAACAAATAA
- the tatC gene encoding twin-arginine translocase subunit TatC, producing the protein MSKQQTTTNNEMSLIAHIEELRRALIRSGTAIIFSMVPCLVFWREIFEIVAIYPLRFSDPTPIIIYTAPAEVVMLSVKIALTGGILLASPFIFWQIWKFIAPALYKNERAVILPAAIASTVCFLAGFTFCYFLLPFLLQFLTGFAAGQVEPFFRIDEYFRFLIKMGFAFGIAFELPVISFVLAKMGIIDHRFMIKYFRYAIIFIFIIAAVLTPPDAISQILLAMPLLLLYALGILLAFLAGRRKKQ; encoded by the coding sequence GTGAGCAAACAGCAAACGACAACAAATAACGAAATGTCGCTGATTGCGCACATAGAAGAACTGCGGCGCGCGCTAATTCGCAGTGGAACCGCCATAATATTTAGTATGGTTCCCTGCCTCGTTTTTTGGCGGGAAATATTCGAGATTGTCGCAATTTATCCGCTTCGTTTCAGCGACCCCACGCCTATAATCATTTACACCGCCCCCGCCGAAGTGGTAATGCTTAGCGTAAAAATCGCGCTAACAGGTGGAATTTTGCTCGCCTCGCCGTTTATTTTCTGGCAGATTTGGAAATTTATCGCCCCCGCCCTCTACAAAAACGAACGCGCCGTAATTTTGCCCGCCGCAATCGCTTCGACCGTATGTTTTTTGGCGGGATTTACCTTTTGCTACTTTTTGCTTCCGTTTTTATTGCAGTTTTTAACGGGATTTGCGGCAGGGCAAGTCGAGCCGTTTTTCAGAATTGACGAATATTTTCGCTTCCTCATAAAAATGGGTTTTGCCTTCGGAATTGCCTTTGAACTCCCCGTAATTTCGTTTGTTTTGGCAAAAATGGGAATTATCGACCACCGTTTTATGATTAAATATTTTCGCTACGCAATTATCTTTATTTTTATAATCGCGGCAGTTCTTACACCCCCCGACGCCATATCGCAAATCTTGCTTGCAATGCCGCTTTTACTGCTTTACGCGCTCGGAATTTTGTTGGCGTTTTTGGCGGGAAGGAGAAAAAAACAATGA
- a CDS encoding lipoyl synthase: protein MLRMPKSYMRPILTGQKSDFVAQILIDEKINTICESANCPNKGECFSDGTASFLALGNICTRNCKFCALGCKDKARLVSPSPLPIDENEPQKFATAIKKLGLSSVVITTTTRDDLPDGGANHLAKCVLEIKNQCPNCKIEILIPDFNGDKNSIEIILNSPIDCISHNIEMPKNLYPKLRDKADFSRSIEVLKFLKNNSKIPIKSGFMLGLGESEAEITDLIKTLAEIPIDILSIGQYFKPTKLAFDVQKYYEADDFEIFAEFARSLGIKKVHSGVFVRTSYKNC, encoded by the coding sequence ATGCTCAGAATGCCCAAATCTTATATGCGCCCTATTTTGACAGGGCAAAAAAGCGATTTTGTCGCGCAAATTTTGATTGACGAAAAAATAAACACAATCTGCGAAAGCGCAAACTGCCCCAACAAAGGCGAATGCTTTTCGGACGGCACGGCAAGTTTTTTAGCGCTCGGAAACATTTGCACCCGAAACTGCAAATTCTGCGCATTAGGTTGTAAAGACAAGGCACGCCTTGTCTCCCCCTCTCCCCTACCAATCGACGAAAACGAGCCGCAAAAATTTGCAACCGCCATAAAAAAACTCGGATTGTCAAGCGTTGTAATAACCACCACCACCCGCGACGATTTACCCGACGGCGGCGCAAATCATTTGGCAAAATGCGTTTTGGAAATAAAAAATCAATGCCCGAATTGCAAAATCGAAATCCTTATTCCCGATTTTAACGGCGACAAAAATTCCATTGAAATAATCCTGAACTCCCCCATCGACTGCATTTCGCACAACATAGAAATGCCGAAAAATTTGTATCCCAAACTTCGAGACAAAGCAGATTTTTCACGTTCCATAGAAGTGTTAAAATTCCTTAAAAACAACTCGAAAATCCCGATAAAAAGCGGATTTATGCTCGGACTTGGCGAAAGCGAAGCCGAAATAACAGACCTGATAAAAACGCTCGCCGAAATCCCGATAGACATTTTGAGCATCGGACAATATTTTAAGCCGACAAAACTCGCTTTCGACGTACAAAAATATTACGAAGCCGACGATTTTGAAATTTTCGCGGAATTCGCCCGAAGTTTGGGCATAAAAAAAGTACATTCGGGCGTTTTTGTAAGGACTTCGTATAAAAATTGTTGA
- a CDS encoding Eco57I restriction-modification methylase domain-containing protein: MPKTVKQSLNPAFLKQKVEQEQIEKFDKEFSDMLGRINEKESEEFHKGLIKDFLNAVYYERKHYINTKDDIDLVIHNTQSEKSPVGVVIETKSPTAKTEMISLQNLNLKSLQQLVYYYMKERKTQKNFELRHLIITNLYEWFVFDAQNFEKLFYGDNKFVKRFEEFEAKTLAGTKTDFFYKEIAKDKIETIKNDIIFTHFDIRKENHEHLYKFFAPENLLKIQSETTDSNQLNKEFYGELLYIIGLEEIADGGKKIIVRKKENRDHGSIIENAIEQIEYNNKAKNEEDAVGFAFDLAITWINRILFLKLLESQILKYHSQDKNYAFLSTEKLSGYGDLNMLFFGVLAKKINERNERVSAKFANVPYLNSSLFEQTDMENETIGINSLDDNAEIAIYPKSVLNKNARQGDVSITSLRLKPLEYFLKFLDAYDFSGENSDKTLISAAVLGLIFEKINGHKDGSFFTPSFITMYMCRETIGRSVVQKFNEVKGWKCENITDLYNKIADIAITEANAIFNSIKICDPSVGSGHFLVSALNEMIYLKSELGILADKNGKRLRDYQISIENDELIVKNSDGDIFAYNPRNIESQRVQETFFNEKQTIIENCLFGVDINPNSVKICRLRLWIELLKNTYYRPSFDSAQGTGKDLETLPNIDINIKCGNSLISRFDLRRIIVEGREIGSGNLATTTQKIHEYKTLVSQYKKCSDIKEGKKNIRENIAKIKKELYEIKKHQDLDFLEWQAAKTKYDNHLSSMRLDEKRWDTEREKLEKELEKREKTYQEKAASNAFEWSFEFPEVLDEKGDFVGFDLVIGNPPYGTSLLSETEKKLLKNNYETFEYQANTYVLFYEKGTNLLKEKGMLAFITPATFANQFYFKKIRNFLQKYRIENICKYFFEVFEEADIGDTATLIISKNENKKTDVKVLLCDKQEDVLNQPILRLYEEFFNQDGTYNLNSSEFNIQELYTNTVSLTSATNVIVGIKAYQKGKGNPKQTEHTVENKIFTATTKINDTYIPCIIGKDFHRYCLLNSPAMFLSYGKWLAEPRETAPFFDDEKIVLRQTSDCLIAHLETNKYINLNNVYNIGKIDETFSLKYLLALLNSRLLNSVYQKIAQEKGRLFAEVKKVNLGKLPIKKVPLSEQQPFIALVDEILSAKKENPAADTSELEREIDLLVYGLYGLSEEI, encoded by the coding sequence ATGCCGAAGACCGTTAAACAATCGTTAAATCCTGCTTTTTTGAAGCAAAAGGTTGAGCAGGAGCAAATCGAAAAATTCGACAAAGAATTCTCGGATATGCTTGGGCGTATAAACGAAAAAGAGAGCGAAGAATTTCATAAAGGGCTGATTAAAGATTTTTTGAACGCGGTTTATTATGAAAGAAAGCATTACATAAATACAAAAGACGATATTGACTTGGTTATTCATAATACCCAAAGCGAAAAATCGCCCGTCGGCGTGGTTATAGAAACAAAAAGTCCGACCGCGAAAACCGAAATGATAAGTTTGCAAAACCTTAATCTTAAGTCGCTTCAGCAGTTGGTTTATTACTATATGAAAGAACGAAAAACGCAGAAAAACTTTGAACTTCGGCATTTAATTATCACTAATCTTTACGAATGGTTTGTTTTTGACGCGCAAAACTTTGAAAAACTGTTTTACGGCGACAATAAATTTGTTAAACGCTTTGAAGAATTTGAGGCGAAAACCTTGGCGGGCACAAAAACCGATTTCTTTTACAAGGAAATTGCCAAAGACAAAATCGAAACTATAAAAAACGATATAATTTTCACGCATTTCGACATTCGCAAAGAAAATCACGAGCATTTATATAAGTTTTTTGCGCCCGAAAATCTCTTGAAAATCCAGTCGGAAACAACCGACAGCAACCAACTGAACAAAGAATTTTACGGGGAACTTTTATATATTATCGGCTTGGAAGAAATTGCAGACGGCGGCAAAAAAATTATCGTGAGAAAAAAAGAAAATCGCGACCACGGCTCAATTATAGAAAATGCCATTGAACAAATAGAATACAATAACAAAGCAAAAAACGAAGAAGATGCAGTAGGTTTTGCTTTCGATTTGGCGATAACTTGGATAAACAGAATTCTGTTTTTGAAATTGCTTGAAAGCCAAATTCTGAAATATCATTCGCAAGACAAAAATTACGCCTTTTTATCGACCGAAAAATTAAGCGGATACGGCGATTTGAATATGCTTTTCTTTGGCGTTTTGGCTAAAAAGATAAATGAGCGCAACGAACGGGTAAGCGCAAAATTTGCAAATGTTCCGTATCTGAACAGTTCGCTTTTTGAGCAAACGGATATGGAAAACGAAACGATTGGCATAAATAGTTTGGACGACAATGCCGAAATTGCAATTTATCCGAAATCGGTGTTAAACAAAAACGCAAGACAAGGAGACGTAAGCATTACGTCTCTACGATTAAAACCGTTGGAATATTTTCTGAAATTTTTGGACGCTTACGATTTTAGCGGCGAAAATTCCGATAAAACGCTGATTTCGGCGGCGGTTTTGGGTTTGATTTTTGAAAAAATTAACGGACACAAAGACGGCTCTTTCTTTACTCCGTCGTTTATTACGATGTATATGTGCCGCGAAACAATCGGGCGTTCGGTTGTGCAGAAATTCAATGAAGTCAAGGGTTGGAAGTGCGAAAACATTACAGATTTATACAATAAAATCGCCGATATTGCAATAACGGAGGCGAACGCGATTTTCAATTCAATAAAAATTTGCGACCCGTCGGTTGGCTCGGGACACTTTTTAGTATCCGCTTTGAACGAAATGATTTACTTAAAGTCCGAACTCGGTATTTTGGCGGATAAAAACGGAAAACGATTACGGGATTATCAAATATCAATAGAAAACGACGAGTTAATAGTGAAAAATTCCGACGGCGACATTTTTGCATACAACCCCAGAAACATCGAAAGCCAACGAGTTCAAGAAACATTTTTCAACGAAAAACAGACAATAATCGAAAACTGTTTGTTCGGAGTGGATATAAACCCGAATTCCGTAAAAATTTGCCGTTTACGCTTGTGGATAGAGTTGCTGAAAAACACATATTATCGTCCGTCCTTCGACTCCGCTCAGGGAACAGGTAAAGATTTAGAAACATTGCCGAATATTGACATAAACATAAAATGCGGAAATTCGCTAATCAGCAGGTTTGATTTACGCCGAATTATTGTTGAAGGTCGCGAAATCGGAAGCGGTAATTTAGCAACTACAACACAAAAAATTCACGAATACAAAACCCTTGTTTCTCAATACAAAAAATGCTCCGACATTAAAGAAGGCAAGAAAAACATTCGTGAAAATATCGCGAAAATAAAAAAAGAACTTTACGAAATAAAGAAACACCAAGATTTAGATTTTCTCGAATGGCAAGCAGCAAAAACGAAATACGACAACCACCTTTCTTCAATGCGTTTAGACGAAAAAAGATGGGACACTGAGCGTGAAAAATTAGAAAAAGAACTAGAAAAACGAGAAAAAACATACCAAGAAAAAGCGGCAAGCAACGCCTTTGAATGGAGCTTTGAATTCCCCGAAGTTTTGGACGAGAAAGGCGATTTTGTCGGGTTTGATTTAGTAATTGGAAATCCACCGTATGGAACATCTTTATTGTCGGAAACAGAAAAGAAATTACTAAAAAACAATTATGAAACATTTGAATATCAGGCGAATACATACGTTTTGTTTTACGAAAAAGGAACAAATTTACTTAAAGAAAAAGGGATGCTTGCTTTTATCACTCCTGCAACTTTTGCAAATCAATTTTATTTCAAAAAAATTAGAAATTTTTTACAGAAATATAGGATTGAAAATATTTGTAAATATTTTTTTGAGGTCTTTGAAGAAGCAGATATAGGTGATACGGCTACACTGATTATCAGTAAAAATGAAAATAAGAAAACAGACGTCAAAGTCCTTTTGTGCGACAAGCAAGAAGATGTGCTAAATCAACCTATACTACGTTTATATGAGGAATTTTTTAATCAAGATGGCACATACAACTTAAATAGTTCAGAATTCAACATTCAGGAATTATATACAAATACCGTTTCGCTAACAAGTGCAACAAATGTGATTGTTGGGATAAAGGCTTATCAAAAAGGCAAAGGCAACCCTAAACAAACAGAGCATACCGTTGAAAATAAAATTTTTACCGCAACGACAAAGATAAATGATACTTATATTCCGTGTATTATTGGAAAAGATTTTCATCGATATTGCCTTTTAAACAGCCCAGCGATGTTTTTAAGTTATGGCAAATGGCTTGCAGAACCACGAGAAACAGCTCCTTTTTTTGATGATGAAAAAATCGTTTTACGACAGACATCAGATTGCTTAATAGCACATTTGGAAACAAACAAATACATAAACCTAAACAACGTTTATAACATAGGGAAAATTGACGAAACGTTTAGTTTGAAGTATTTATTGGCACTGTTAAACAGTCGTTTGCTTAATTCAGTATATCAAAAAATCGCACAAGAGAAAGGACGTTTGTTTGCCGAAGTTAAAAAAGTCAATCTCGGAAAATTACCAATAAAAAAAGTCCCGTTGTCAGAACAGCAACCGTTTATTGCTCTTGTTGATGAAATTCTCTCTGCAAAAAAGGAAAACCCTGCGGCTGATACGAGTGAGTTGGAGAGGGAGATTGATTTGTTGGTTTATGGGTTGTATGGGTTGAGTGAGGAAATATAA
- a CDS encoding phosphopantetheine-binding protein — translation MKELIEELKLEIVDLFELSDITPNDIDENAQLVNGELGIDSIDTLELTIMIEKKYGVKIPSPQVGREVFASVASMAKYISENRNQ, via the coding sequence ATGAAAGAACTTATTGAAGAACTAAAATTGGAAATCGTTGATTTATTCGAACTTTCTGATATTACACCGAATGACATTGATGAAAACGCGCAACTTGTAAACGGCGAATTGGGTATCGACTCCATCGACACGCTTGAACTAACAATTATGATTGAGAAAAAATACGGCGTAAAAATCCCGAGCCCGCAGGTAGGGCGCGAAGTTTTTGCGAGCGTCGCAAGTATGGCAAAATACATTTCGGAGAACAGAAATCAATGA
- a CDS encoding polysaccharide deacetylase family protein, whose protein sequence is MSLNIFGKSVCKIKNAPQNTIYLTFDDGPSPNITPRVLELLKKYNQKATFFCIAENAKKYPEIVRKIVKDGHTLGSHDLHHHWTSNFRMTKKMTEEIGESVRILEDILNTVRAGFKPAPTKIRLYRPPVGLSNPHLFGALKKLDLQCVGWSKSTRDGGNRILSAIKNIPNLAKATAAQDGDIILLHDNSPVQNEELFLEKVNGLLANLQEFRKKSLPLSV, encoded by the coding sequence TTGTCGCTGAATATTTTCGGAAAATCTGTCTGCAAAATTAAAAATGCGCCCCAAAATACGATTTATCTAACTTTCGACGACGGTCCTAGTCCGAATATTACGCCGCGCGTTTTGGAATTACTGAAAAAATATAATCAAAAAGCGACTTTTTTTTGCATTGCCGAAAACGCGAAAAAATATCCCGAAATTGTAAGAAAAATCGTCAAAGACGGGCATACTCTCGGCTCGCACGATTTACACCACCATTGGACAAGTAATTTCAGAATGACAAAAAAAATGACAGAAGAAATTGGCGAAAGTGTACGAATTTTGGAAGATATTCTAAATACAGTAAGGGCAGGTTTCAAACCTGCCCCTACGAAAATCCGCCTCTATCGTCCGCCTGTCGGGCTTTCAAATCCGCATTTGTTTGGGGCGCTCAAAAAACTGGATTTGCAATGCGTTGGTTGGTCGAAATCAACGCGAGACGGGGGAAACCGTATTTTATCGGCTATAAAAAACATTCCGAATTTGGCAAAGGCGACTGCCGCCCAAGACGGCGATATAATTTTATTGCACGACAACTCCCCTGTTCAAAATGAGGAGTTGTTTTTAGAAAAGGTTAATGGGTTGTTGGCTAATCTTCAAGAATTCCGGAAGAAATCTCTTCCTCTTTCTGTATAA
- a CDS encoding TRAP transporter TatT component family protein, producing the protein MIKKISILILIFALFLLNGCGRKTMLNRVSDTLSGGGNASFIMNDDDPEFVAAALPLALKMYEGLIEANPRHVGLRSAAAMGFASYAYAFLHYNADTTSDPIMRRHLFTRARNMYIRARDYGLSALELRHPNFRAELAKNPEATLAAVGIRDIDLLYWTGIAWMGAFTSDRSNFRLALTVPQAKALLFRVAELNPDYGNGALDEFFITLFGTMPASMGGDPEKARYHFERAVKLSENQSISAYINYVMAISVSNQNGAEFDSLLNIAAQIRVDDIPEMRLLRVLQNRRVRHLRENRDLFIRPIVIQKEEEISSGILED; encoded by the coding sequence ATGATTAAGAAAATTTCGATATTAATTTTAATTTTTGCTCTGTTTCTTTTGAACGGATGCGGCAGAAAAACAATGCTCAACAGGGTGTCGGATACTCTTTCGGGCGGTGGAAACGCCTCTTTCATAATGAACGACGACGACCCCGAATTTGTAGCCGCGGCGCTTCCCTTGGCGCTGAAAATGTACGAGGGACTTATCGAGGCAAATCCGAGGCACGTCGGGCTTAGAAGCGCGGCGGCTATGGGCTTTGCGTCTTACGCTTATGCGTTTCTTCACTACAACGCCGACACTACAAGCGACCCTATAATGAGACGACACCTTTTTACCCGCGCAAGAAATATGTACATTAGAGCAAGGGACTACGGACTTTCGGCGTTAGAATTGCGCCACCCGAATTTTCGCGCGGAATTGGCAAAAAATCCCGAAGCAACTCTTGCCGCCGTCGGAATTCGCGACATAGATTTGCTTTATTGGACGGGAATTGCGTGGATGGGCGCATTTACTTCCGACAGGTCTAATTTTCGCCTTGCGCTAACCGTTCCTCAAGCAAAAGCGCTTCTTTTTAGAGTAGCCGAACTAAACCCCGACTACGGAAACGGCGCGCTTGACGAGTTTTTCATAACGCTTTTCGGCACAATGCCCGCGTCTATGGGCGGCGACCCCGAAAAAGCGCGCTATCATTTTGAGCGGGCGGTAAAATTATCCGAAAATCAAAGCATTTCGGCATACATAAACTACGTAATGGCAATAAGCGTTTCCAACCAAAACGGCGCAGAATTCGACTCATTGTTGAACATTGCCGCCCAAATTCGCGTGGACGACATTCCCGAAATGCGCCTTTTGAGAGTTCTGCAAAATCGCCGCGTTAGGCATTTAAGGGAAAACAGAGATTTGTTTATTCGTCCTATAGTTATACAGAAAGAGGAAGAGATTTCTTCCGGAATTCTTGAAGATTAG